The following are from one region of the Bacteroidota bacterium genome:
- a CDS encoding SprB repeat-containing protein, with translation MQDQTGLAVGTFTVTVTDVNGCTATVSQTLTGAAGLSVAVSSFTNIACNGGATGAISITTTGGTTPYSYLWNNSSTLQDQTGLAAGTYTVTVTDVNGCTATVSQTLTGAAGLSAAVSSFTNIGCNGGTTGTISITTTGGTTPYSYLWNNSSTLQDQTGLAVGTYTVTVTDVNGCTATVSQTLTGAAGLSVAVSSFTNIACNGGTTGTISITTTGGTTPYSYLWNNSSTLQDQTGLAVGTYTVTVTDVNGCTATVSQTLTGAAVLSVAVSSFTNIACNGGATGTISITTNGGSTPYSYLWNNSSTLQDQTGLAAGTYTVTVTDVNGCTATVSQTLTGAAGLSVAVSSFTNIACNGGATGTISITTTGGTTPLQLFMEQ, from the coding sequence TTGCAAGACCAAACAGGTCTTGCAGTTGGAACCTTTACAGTCACGGTAACTGATGTGAATGGATGCACTGCAACCGTGTCCCAAACTTTGACCGGTGCGGCAGGATTAAGTGTAGCGGTAAGCAGCTTTACCAACATTGCTTGCAATGGAGGAGCTACCGGAGCTATCAGCATAACAACCACTGGAGGCACTACCCCTTACAGTTATTTATGGAACAATAGTTCAACGCTGCAAGACCAAACAGGTCTTGCAGCCGGAACCTATACAGTCACGGTAACTGATGTGAATGGATGCACTGCAACCGTGTCCCAAACTTTGACCGGTGCGGCAGGATTAAGTGCAGCGGTAAGCAGCTTTACCAACATTGGTTGTAATGGAGGAACTACCGGAACAATCAGCATAACGACCACTGGAGGCACTACCCCTTACAGTTATTTATGGAACAATAGTTCAACGCTACAAGACCAAACAGGTCTTGCAGTTGGTACCTATACAGTCACGGTAACTGATGTGAATGGATGCACTGCAACCGTGTCCCAAACTTTGACCGGTGCGGCAGGATTAAGTGTAGCGGTAAGCAGCTTTACCAACATTGCTTGCAATGGAGGAACTACCGGAACAATCAGTATAACGACCACTGGAGGCACTACCCCTTACAGTTATTTATGGAACAATAGTTCAACGCTGCAAGACCAAACAGGTCTTGCAGTTGGTACCTATACAGTCACGGTAACTGATGTGAATGGATGCACTGCAACCGTGTCCCAAACTTTGACCGGTGCGGCAGTATTAAGTGTTGCGGTAAGCAGCTTTACCAACATTGCTTGCAATGGTGGAGCCACGGGAACCATCAGCATAACGACCAACGGAGGAAGTACCCCTTACAGTTATTTATGGAACAATAGTTCAACGCTGCAAGACCAAACAGGTCTTGCAGCCGGAACCTATACAGTCACGGTAACTGATGTGAATGGATGCACTGCAACCGTGTCCCAAACTTTGACCGGTGCGGCAGGATTAAGTGTAGCGGTAAGCAGCTTTACCAACATTGCTTGCAATGGAGGAGCCACGGGAACCATCAGCATAACGACCACTGGAGGCACTACCCCCTTACAGTTATTTATGGAACAATAG
- a CDS encoding type IX secretion system membrane protein PorP/SprF yields the protein MRQLIAIIILVVLFVKVKAQQHPLFSQYIFNGLTINPAYAGSRPYMTLNSITRKQWVGVDRSPFTQSIAWHGPLKDKKSGLGFVFNHDRAGIVSQSDVYGSYSYHISLPRGKFSMGLSGGASFIRSQLSDAVIWDAGDAVYNANSISITLPNFGAGAYYYHEKYYAGLSVPQIISYYNRTKGGDQVAAAHRPTPHYYLHTGMVIEGKNDIDFKPSVLLKYVKAAPVQYDINLNLLFSKILWVGAGYRSGDAITVLLEYQTSRQLRLGYSFDYTLSRLQNTTFGSHEISIGYDFGYDILKIKNPRYF from the coding sequence ATGAGACAATTAATTGCAATAATAATTTTAGTGGTTTTATTTGTAAAAGTAAAGGCCCAGCAACATCCGTTATTTTCGCAGTATATATTTAATGGGCTCACTATTAATCCTGCCTATGCAGGGTCGCGGCCTTATATGACTTTAAACTCAATCACTCGCAAACAGTGGGTAGGTGTTGACCGCTCTCCATTTACGCAAAGTATTGCCTGGCATGGTCCTTTGAAAGATAAGAAGAGTGGATTAGGATTTGTTTTTAATCATGACCGCGCAGGTATTGTTTCGCAATCGGATGTTTACGGAAGTTATAGTTATCATATTTCATTGCCTCGGGGAAAATTTAGCATGGGTTTGAGTGGTGGCGCAAGTTTTATACGGTCGCAATTGAGTGATGCGGTAATTTGGGATGCGGGTGATGCCGTGTATAATGCCAACAGCATTAGTATTACCCTACCTAATTTTGGGGCAGGTGCATATTATTATCATGAGAAATATTATGCGGGGCTATCTGTACCTCAAATAATCAGCTATTATAACAGAACAAAAGGTGGCGATCAGGTGGCGGCAGCGCATAGGCCCACACCGCATTATTACCTTCACACGGGAATGGTAATAGAAGGCAAAAATGATATTGATTTTAAACCTTCGGTCTTGCTTAAGTATGTTAAAGCTGCTCCGGTTCAATATGATATTAATCTGAATTTATTGTTTAGTAAAATATTGTGGGTTGGGGCAGGGTATCGAAGTGGTGATGCCATAACCGTGTTGTTAGAGTATCAAACATCAAGACAATTAAGATTAGGATACTCATTTGACTATACATTGTCGCGCCTACAAAACACTACTTTTGGAAGTCATGAAATTTCCATTGGTTACGATTTTGGATATGATATATTAAAAATAAAAAACCCAAGATATTTTTAA
- a CDS encoding gliding motility-associated C-terminal domain-containing protein — protein MNSSTLQDQTGLAAGTYTVTVTDVNGCTATVSQTLTAAAVLSVAVSSFTNIACNGGTTGTISITTTGGTTPYSYLWNNSSTLQDQTGLAVGTYTVTVTDVNGCTITTSQIILSVSGVIIDLDSTSNPNCHGALNGSIFISVSGGTPPYLFTWSNGSSTEDITNIGVGLYLVTVSDINGCTTTLQQLISQPDSIIIQLDTLINSPCFQVGSASIQISVLGGTPPYSYLWSNGVTMQDIFSLLSGNYSVTVTDSIGCIQAVSYVVTQPPNLIGAITNVSNVSCNGQNNGSINVFVGGGAGGYTYNWSNGATNQNLTNVSAGTYTLSIKDVNNCSVTIDTTITEPLFLQIDLINKNDVTCYGGSNGSITIQVSGGTSPYSYLWSNGNTTLSMTGLIVGLYTLLVTDVNGCTKNFSESILQNDSLVVTFNSTSPICNLSNGSIGVNVSGGTAPYTYLWSTGGTNDTVSNVPAGLYTVSISDFDGCSKSATVSLSNINGPSIVVDSINQPLCNGPNNGSIYITCTSGTFPYTFLWSDGSTNEDLLNEQIGIYTVTVTDAAGCISILTDSIQIDDSIEVQFNVTNAQCNLQNGSVLTSVTGGVGPYGYLWSSGSTNSQLTNVFAGTYTLTITDVNGCIAIDSVQIGNAGSFSVQMNVIQNALCYGANTGAISCTPVGGVAPYSFLWSNAITNQNVVSLVAGTYTVTVTDALGCTSSASETITEPTEIILSTSSINSLCGQANGSASVLAAGGVGPYQYNWSNGSTTNTTGPSGAGTYTVTVTDAINCSVSSSVVILNTNGPIALVTGFTNNSCNSDSSGSIVISVSGGAPPYSVIWSNGTTTLNNNFIPSGTYTATVTDTNNCSSVVVQTIIQPDSINIVTSVNPAICTNDNGSITVSASGGTGLLTFLWSTGASVQTLNGLSSGIYTVTVTDQNSCTKTTSISVIYFPPPNLSIASFTNISCYGFNNGVININVSSGTLPYTYLWSNGSTVANQSNLAPGNYSVVVTDSLGCKDTATQFLTEPDSLYLLLAGTNLTCGIQNGLVSVTAIGGTPLYTYLWSNNNTNASQNGLAAGTYTVTVTDAKGCTKSGSQTIVALSTPQLAVQSQVNVSCNGGNNGSVTVSVSGGQLAYSYLWSTGGTTTSLAGLIAGSYTVTVTDANGCKDTLIVNITQPANLSVVLTKLNAICGSNNGQITTSVSGGTTPYSFLWSNTATTSAINNLAAGTYTVTVTDSNGCTVISSVSLQQINGPVVTIQNIGSPSCNGGSNGFININASGAGNLNFLWSNAATTQNISLITSGTYTVTVTDTNGCTSTLSQLIIEPALIDILIAKVDVTCNAPNGVAIASASGGTGSLAYLWSNSNTTNTITGLLPGVYTVTVTDGNLCSKTASVTIISLATPVITFDSVKHVSCFGGSDGYASVFVTGGTSPYSYLWSNGSTTSVANGLLAGLVLITVTDASNCSVYEDTLIIEPLPLSLGMNSTLVSCFGIDGTASVNVSGGVSPYTYLWSTGSTLNSIVGQNTGTYTVTVTDGNGCLKSDTVNISKAPDPVIAFNSVTGIGCTGNPVGAIDILVTGGISFTYLWSNAATTQDLSGLLPGLYTITVTNNYGCSSTDTIIVPGFYPISISSNITNATCENPNGSISSIVSGGSGAYFYLWSNNATTSAISGLPAGVYTVTVTDNQQCTTTTTFNLINLASPGIVIDSIIEPLCAGDSNAAIYISALGNGLLSYLWSNGNTLEDLIGVPAGTYTIAISDSNNCQTDSTIIISQTLAMQIQFSVVPANCGLSNGAISAAIINGSQPYSYLWSTSSSSDTISSLSAGLFALTVTDINGCIISDTVSVPSLNKVLFIVDSIVQPLCNGGSDGGVYLNVQSSSLFSYLWTGGATTEDLTGVAAGLYTLSITGPNGCSFDTTFNIGQPAALSAVFQLVASACSSATGSATINVSGGTQAYSYNWSNGATINSISGVGSGTYTCTVTDLNGCVFEDSIVIGLLSNIQVVTDSIINEKCYGESNGGIYITALNGIPLYNYQWSNGATSQNITTLLAGNYSVLVTDSAGCKDSAVFNITQPDSISIALQSVAPDCNTANGSITAQSSGGTAGYTYLWDNGNTDAVLSNLAQGTYTVTVTDINGCSKSVSFNLFAVGAPVIAVDSVINVVCGGSNSGAIYITASGNQPFSYVWSNGSTLDDLSGIAGGTYSVTVTDFAGCTSLIQISVNENPEIILTPGSINAACGSSTGVAYVSAAGGITPYSYFWPFDNSTNDTLSGLLPGSYDVIITDQLGCTKQTTVNVSNANAPVLSIDSIKHVSCAGGANGAIFVSTSGGTQPYSYLWNNGNTNEDILNIPAGVYSLTIVDALGCVMIISDTVFQPDSIHLSFTSTPAGCALPNGSATVIVNGGVPNYSYQWNVFSVTQSINGVPPGVYTVTITDNNLCTASASVAIATTPAPIISNDSVTDLTCFNAGDGGIDITVSSGQQPYTFLWSNGVTSEDLTSIAAGTYTITVTDANNCTLVQQFNVNEPTEIQFTVQVQNSPCNTANGSASVINLFGGQGPYTFLWSTSVNDTSSSVSGLFAGSYIVTVTDAKNCSKTAIVNVSNTSGPAIQQDSIHMVTCIGGANAYIAVSVSGISPPFTTLWSNGSTNYTLSGLTAGSYVLEVTDNAGCKTIETVIITEPNAMVINSQIAINNPPLYNISCNGASDGSISISVSGGTFPYNYLWSIGSTSSSVNGLAAGTYTVVVTDANNCTATVVFNLTEPPALSSDAGSNIEICGVDSVVLGAVNPSYGYGFWAILNGGGNFGNVTSNTSNVYNLPQGISTYLWIVADSSSCKDTSQVLVNVLDGVTAIAGTDREICENEVLLNATAPQFGFGAWIVSSGGAIVFDSTKSTTQAFQLNQGNNSFQWIVVNGACVDTDEVNIFVKDSIDCLSPLEFPTGFSPNGDNFNEYYVIKGVLEYPDNILIVYNRWGNIVYEKKSYANEWRGTNLDGDILPEGTYYVTIKIAGFKKYFTNFVDIRR, from the coding sequence ATGAATAGTTCAACGCTACAAGACCAAACTGGTCTTGCAGCCGGAACCTATACAGTCACGGTAACCGATGTAAATGGATGTACTGCAACCGTGTCACAAACCTTAACCGCTGCTGCAGTATTAAGTGTAGCGGTAAGCAGCTTTACCAACATTGCTTGCAATGGAGGAACTACCGGAACAATCAGCATAACGACCACCGGAGGCACTACCCCTTACAGTTATTTATGGAACAATAGTTCAACGCTACAAGACCAAACAGGTCTTGCAGTTGGAACCTATACAGTCACGGTAACTGATGTGAATGGATGTACTATAACAACCTCACAGATAATTTTATCCGTTTCGGGAGTTATAATTGATTTGGACAGTACTTCAAATCCGAACTGCCATGGTGCTTTGAACGGTTCAATATTTATTAGCGTTTCAGGTGGGACACCTCCATATTTGTTTACATGGAGTAATGGTAGCTCAACGGAGGATATTACAAATATTGGAGTTGGCCTATACCTAGTTACTGTATCAGATATCAATGGTTGTACAACAACACTTCAACAGTTGATTTCGCAGCCAGACTCTATAATTATACAACTTGACACATTAATTAACTCACCATGTTTTCAAGTAGGTTCTGCAAGTATTCAAATTTCAGTTTTAGGAGGCACTCCACCTTATAGTTATTTATGGTCAAATGGAGTAACCATGCAGGACATTTTTTCTTTGCTTAGTGGGAATTATTCAGTTACCGTGACCGATTCAATAGGATGTATTCAGGCCGTTTCGTATGTAGTTACTCAGCCGCCAAATTTAATTGGGGCAATAACTAATGTTAGTAATGTTAGCTGTAATGGGCAAAACAATGGCTCAATCAATGTTTTTGTTGGCGGAGGCGCTGGTGGGTATACCTATAACTGGAGCAATGGTGCAACCAACCAGAATTTAACGAACGTCTCTGCAGGAACCTATACATTGTCCATAAAAGATGTTAATAACTGTTCTGTGACAATTGATACAACTATTACAGAGCCATTATTTTTGCAGATTGATTTAATCAACAAAAATGATGTTACTTGCTACGGTGGTAGCAATGGCTCAATAACAATTCAGGTTTCCGGAGGCACATCACCATATTCTTATCTCTGGAGCAATGGAAACACTACATTAAGTATGACAGGTTTGATAGTTGGATTATATACCCTTTTGGTAACTGATGTAAATGGTTGCACAAAAAATTTTAGTGAATCAATCTTGCAAAACGATTCTTTGGTAGTTACATTCAACTCAACTTCTCCAATATGCAATCTATCTAATGGGAGTATTGGTGTAAATGTTAGTGGAGGAACTGCGCCATACACCTATTTATGGAGCACCGGTGGTACAAATGATACTGTTTCAAATGTTCCTGCTGGCTTATATACAGTCAGTATTTCAGACTTTGATGGTTGTTCAAAGTCAGCAACTGTTAGTTTAAGTAATATAAATGGCCCATCTATAGTTGTGGATTCAATAAATCAGCCCTTATGTAATGGGCCAAACAATGGTTCAATCTATATTACATGCACTAGCGGAACATTTCCTTATACTTTTCTATGGTCGGATGGATCGACCAATGAGGATTTGTTAAATGAACAAATTGGCATTTATACAGTAACAGTTACCGATGCTGCCGGATGCATTTCAATTCTTACAGACAGTATACAAATTGATGATAGTATTGAAGTGCAGTTTAATGTCACCAATGCACAGTGTAATCTGCAGAATGGATCTGTTTTAACCTCAGTTACCGGAGGGGTAGGCCCATACGGCTATTTGTGGTCGAGTGGTAGCACCAACTCGCAGTTGACGAATGTATTTGCTGGCACTTACACCTTAACTATTACAGATGTAAATGGATGTATTGCTATTGATTCAGTTCAAATAGGGAATGCAGGAAGTTTCAGTGTGCAAATGAATGTAATTCAAAATGCGCTATGCTATGGAGCAAATACTGGAGCCATAAGTTGTACTCCGGTTGGTGGTGTTGCCCCCTACAGTTTTTTATGGAGTAATGCAATTACCAATCAGAATGTGGTTAGTTTGGTGGCAGGTACCTATACAGTCACTGTGACCGATGCGCTAGGCTGCACAAGCTCTGCATCTGAAACCATAACTGAGCCAACGGAGATTATACTCAGTACTAGTTCTATAAATAGTTTGTGCGGGCAAGCAAACGGTAGTGCGAGTGTTCTGGCCGCGGGAGGAGTTGGCCCATACCAATATAACTGGTCCAACGGCAGTACGACTAACACCACGGGGCCTTCAGGAGCCGGCACTTATACTGTTACCGTTACAGACGCAATTAATTGCAGTGTATCATCCTCTGTAGTTATTTTAAACACCAATGGGCCGATTGCCCTGGTCACCGGATTTACAAATAATTCATGTAATAGCGACTCAAGTGGCTCTATAGTAATTTCAGTAAGTGGAGGTGCTCCGCCTTATAGTGTGATTTGGTCGAATGGTACAACTACATTAAATAATAATTTTATTCCTTCGGGAACGTATACTGCTACGGTGACAGATACGAATAATTGCTCATCTGTAGTTGTGCAAACAATTATACAGCCTGATTCAATAAATATTGTTACTTCAGTGAATCCTGCAATATGCACAAATGACAATGGCAGTATAACAGTATCTGCTTCCGGTGGTACAGGGTTATTGACTTTTTTATGGTCAACAGGAGCAAGCGTTCAAACGTTAAACGGTCTGTCTTCCGGAATCTATACGGTTACAGTAACAGACCAAAATTCTTGTACAAAAACCACATCAATTTCAGTAATCTATTTTCCTCCACCCAACCTGTCTATAGCTTCTTTTACAAATATTAGCTGTTATGGATTTAATAATGGTGTAATCAACATCAATGTAAGTTCCGGAACCCTACCTTATACCTATTTATGGAGCAACGGATCAACAGTAGCAAATCAAAGTAATTTAGCTCCAGGTAATTATTCGGTTGTTGTTACAGATTCTTTAGGCTGCAAGGATACTGCGACACAATTTTTGACTGAGCCCGATTCATTGTATTTATTGTTAGCAGGAACCAACTTAACCTGCGGCATTCAAAACGGATTAGTGAGCGTTACCGCGATTGGAGGTACACCATTATATACTTATTTATGGTCGAATAATAATACGAATGCCAGTCAGAACGGGCTTGCAGCAGGAACATATACTGTTACTGTTACTGATGCAAAAGGATGTACCAAGTCTGGATCACAAACGATTGTTGCGCTATCTACTCCCCAACTTGCTGTGCAGTCTCAAGTAAATGTCAGTTGCAATGGAGGTAACAATGGTTCAGTAACCGTCTCAGTTTCGGGCGGACAATTAGCGTATTCGTATCTTTGGTCTACAGGTGGCACCACTACCTCCCTAGCAGGTTTGATTGCAGGTAGCTATACTGTTACGGTAACAGACGCTAACGGATGCAAAGACACCTTAATTGTAAATATAACTCAGCCTGCAAATTTATCTGTAGTTCTGACAAAACTGAATGCAATTTGCGGTAGTAATAATGGGCAAATAACTACTAGTGTTAGCGGAGGGACAACCCCTTACAGTTTCTTATGGTCAAATACAGCTACAACATCTGCTATCAATAATTTGGCGGCTGGTACGTATACTGTAACGGTAACAGATAGCAACGGTTGCACTGTAATTTCTTCGGTTTCCTTGCAGCAAATAAATGGTCCGGTGGTAACTATTCAAAACATAGGAAGTCCATCCTGTAATGGAGGAAGCAACGGGTTTATCAATATTAATGCATCAGGTGCGGGCAATCTTAATTTTTTATGGAGTAATGCTGCGACTACCCAGAATATAAGCCTGATAACTTCAGGAACGTATACAGTAACGGTAACTGATACCAATGGATGCACAAGTACATTATCGCAATTGATTATTGAGCCTGCTCTAATTGATATATTAATTGCCAAGGTTGATGTAACGTGCAATGCTCCAAACGGGGTAGCCATCGCTTCAGCGAGCGGAGGAACCGGCAGCTTAGCCTATTTATGGAGCAACAGCAACACAACAAACACCATTACCGGACTATTGCCTGGAGTATATACGGTTACGGTAACTGACGGTAATTTATGTTCGAAAACAGCCTCGGTAACTATTATTTCCTTAGCAACCCCGGTAATAACTTTCGACTCAGTAAAACATGTTTCCTGTTTTGGAGGAAGTGATGGTTATGCTTCTGTTTTTGTAACCGGGGGAACATCACCCTATTCCTACTTATGGTCAAACGGAAGTACTACTTCAGTTGCCAATGGACTATTAGCAGGTTTGGTGCTTATTACAGTGACTGATGCAAGCAACTGTAGTGTTTACGAAGACACATTAATTATTGAACCTTTGCCGCTCAGTTTAGGAATGAACAGCACCCTTGTTTCATGTTTTGGCATAGATGGCACGGCCTCAGTTAATGTTTCGGGCGGAGTTTCACCCTATACGTATTTATGGAGCACCGGATCTACCTTGAATTCAATTGTAGGTCAAAATACTGGAACATATACTGTCACTGTGACTGATGGTAATGGATGTCTTAAGAGTGATACAGTGAATATTAGCAAGGCTCCAGATCCTGTTATAGCATTTAATTCGGTTACCGGCATTGGTTGTACAGGTAATCCTGTTGGTGCAATTGATATCCTTGTTACGGGTGGCATCTCTTTCACTTATTTGTGGAGCAATGCAGCTACTACGCAGGATTTAAGTGGTTTGCTGCCCGGCTTATATACTATAACCGTTACCAATAACTATGGATGCAGCTCTACTGACACCATAATCGTACCTGGATTTTATCCCATCTCTATATCTTCAAACATCACTAATGCAACATGTGAAAACCCGAATGGAAGCATTTCATCTATAGTGAGCGGTGGATCAGGTGCGTATTTTTATTTATGGAGTAACAACGCTACCACTTCTGCGATTTCTGGTTTACCTGCGGGAGTATATACGGTTACGGTTACAGACAATCAGCAATGTACTACCACAACCACATTTAATTTAATCAATCTTGCCTCTCCGGGTATTGTAATCGATTCGATAATTGAGCCCTTATGCGCTGGTGATTCCAATGCTGCCATTTATATTTCTGCTTTAGGTAATGGGTTGTTATCTTACCTCTGGTCGAATGGAAATACCTTGGAAGACTTAATAGGAGTGCCAGCCGGTACTTATACCATTGCCATTTCTGACTCTAATAATTGCCAAACAGATTCAACAATTATTATTTCGCAAACACTGGCAATGCAAATTCAATTCAGTGTTGTACCTGCAAATTGTGGACTTTCGAACGGAGCTATTTCAGCAGCCATCATAAATGGAAGTCAGCCTTACTCTTATTTGTGGAGTACTAGTTCAAGTAGTGATACTATTAGTTCGCTTAGTGCAGGATTATTTGCCCTAACAGTTACAGATATTAACGGATGCATCATTAGCGATACCGTTTCGGTTCCAAGTTTGAACAAGGTTTTATTTATAGTTGATTCAATAGTTCAGCCACTGTGCAACGGAGGGAGCGATGGAGGCGTATATCTAAATGTGCAAAGCTCATCTTTGTTTAGTTACTTGTGGACAGGCGGTGCAACTACAGAAGATTTGACCGGAGTAGCAGCGGGTCTATATACTCTTTCCATAACGGGTCCTAATGGCTGTAGTTTCGATACAACTTTCAATATTGGGCAACCTGCTGCGCTTAGCGCAGTATTTCAATTGGTAGCATCTGCATGCAGTTCGGCAACCGGATCAGCCACTATAAATGTTAGCGGAGGTACACAAGCTTATTCGTATAACTGGTCGAACGGAGCTACCATAAATAGTATTTCCGGAGTAGGGTCAGGCACTTATACATGCACCGTTACAGATTTAAATGGATGTGTGTTTGAAGATAGTATTGTGATTGGGTTGCTTTCCAATATACAAGTAGTGACCGATTCCATTATAAATGAAAAGTGTTATGGAGAATCCAATGGAGGCATCTATATCACTGCATTGAATGGAATTCCTTTGTATAACTATCAGTGGTCGAATGGGGCCACAAGCCAAAATATAACAACGTTACTTGCAGGAAATTATTCGGTATTAGTAACCGATTCGGCCGGCTGCAAAGATTCGGCAGTATTTAATATCACACAGCCCGATAGCATTTCCATTGCCTTACAATCAGTTGCTCCTGATTGTAACACTGCCAATGGATCAATAACTGCACAGTCTTCCGGAGGCACAGCAGGATATACATATCTTTGGGATAATGGAAATACGGATGCTGTCTTAAGTAACTTGGCGCAAGGTACCTATACAGTAACGGTTACTGATATAAACGGATGCAGTAAGTCGGTCTCTTTTAATTTGTTTGCGGTAGGAGCACCGGTTATTGCGGTAGACTCTGTTATAAATGTCGTGTGCGGAGGAAGTAATTCAGGCGCTATCTATATTACTGCATCAGGAAATCAGCCGTTCAGCTATGTATGGTCAAATGGATCAACACTTGACGATTTATCCGGAATAGCGGGAGGAACATATAGTGTTACGGTAACAGACTTTGCAGGGTGTACTTCATTAATTCAAATAAGCGTAAATGAAAACCCTGAGATTATTTTAACACCTGGTTCGATCAATGCCGCATGTGGAAGCAGCACTGGTGTTGCTTATGTGAGCGCTGCAGGAGGTATCACTCCATATTCCTACTTTTGGCCATTTGATAATAGCACCAACGATACGTTGTCAGGATTGCTTCCCGGATCATACGATGTTATCATTACTGATCAGCTTGGTTGCACCAAGCAGACCACTGTAAATGTTAGTAATGCAAATGCTCCGGTATTGAGCATTGATTCGATCAAACATGTTAGCTGTGCAGGTGGCGCTAATGGGGCAATATTTGTTTCAACTTCAGGAGGTACACAGCCTTATTCATATCTTTGGAATAATGGAAATACGAATGAAGATATATTAAATATTCCTGCTGGTGTCTATTCGTTGACCATTGTTGACGCATTGGGGTGCGTAATGATAATTTCGGATACAGTTTTTCAGCCGGATTCTATTCATCTTTCATTTACTAGTACCCCTGCCGGATGTGCTCTTCCTAACGGTTCAGCAACTGTAATAGTTAATGGAGGCGTACCAAATTATTCGTATCAGTGGAACGTATTCTCTGTTACTCAATCAATTAATGGAGTGCCTCCTGGAGTATATACAGTTACCATTACAGATAATAATTTATGCACTGCCAGTGCAAGTGTTGCAATTGCTACCACTCCGGCTCCTATAATTTCTAATGATAGTGTTACCGATTTGACCTGTTTCAATGCAGGAGATGGAGGCATTGATATTACAGTTAGTTCTGGTCAACAACCATATACATTTTTATGGAGTAATGGTGTTACCAGCGAAGACCTTACCAGCATAGCAGCCGGCACATATACCATAACCGTGACTGATGCCAACAATTGTACCTTGGTGCAGCAGTTTAATGTTAATGAGCCTACCGAAATACAGTTTACAGTGCAGGTGCAAAATTCACCTTGCAATACGGCCAATGGTTCAGCTAGTGTAATTAATTTATTTGGTGGGCAAGGCCCCTATACATTTTTATGGTCAACATCTGTTAACGACACATCCAGTTCTGTTTCAGGTTTGTTTGCCGGCAGTTATATTGTCACCGTTACAGACGCAAAAAATTGTTCCAAAACTGCCATTGTAAATGTTAGTAATACATCAGGCCCTGCTATTCAGCAAGACAGTATTCATATGGTTACTTGTATCGGTGGAGCCAACGCATATATTGCTGTAAGTGTTAGTGGCATTTCGCCCCCATTTACCACCTTGTGGAGTAATGGCAGTACCAATTATACCTTAAGTGGCTTAACTGCCGGAAGTTATGTATTGGAAGTGACTGATAATGCAGGATGTAAGACCATCGAGACAGTTATAATTACTGAGCCGAATGCAATGGTCATTAATTCACAAATTGCAATAAACAATCCCCCACTTTATAATATCAGTTGCAATGGAGCAAGTGATGGTAGTATTTCAATTAGCGTTTCCGGAGGCACATTTCCTTATAACTATTTATGGAGTATTGGGTCTACTTCATCATCAGTAAATGGCCTTGCTGCAGGAACATATACGGTAGTTGTTACAGATGCCAATAATTGCACGGCAACTGTTGTATTTAATTTAACCGAGCCCCCAGCATTAAGTTCAGATGCAGGTAGTAACATTGAAATTTGCGGAGTAGATTCTGTAGTTTTAGGTGCAGTTAATCCATCCTATGGATATGGATTTTGGGCTATTTTAAATGGAGGCGGCAATTTTGGTAATGTAACATCTAATACAAGTAATGTTTATAATCTTCCTCAGGGAATTAGTACCTATTTGTGGATTGTTGCTGACAGCAGCAGTTGTAAGGATACCTCGCAGGTTTTGGTCAATGTTTTGGATGGAGTAACAGCCATTGCAGGTACCGATCGGGAGATTTGCGAAAACGAAGTTTTGCTCAATGCAACTGCACCTCAATTCGGTTTTGGAGCATGGATTGTTTCGTCAGGTGGTGCTATTGTTTTTGACAGCACTAAATCGACCACACAAGCATTTCAATTAAATCAGGGGAATAATAGTTTTCAATGGATAGTAGTAAACGGAGCTTGCGTTGATACAGATGAAGTAAATATTTTTGTTAAGGATTCGATAGATTGCTTGTCTCCATTAGAGTTTCCAACCGGTTTTTCACCTAATGGTGATAATTTTAACGAGTATTATGTGATTAAAGGAGTTTTAGAGTATCCTGACAATATCCTGATTGTTTACAATCGTTGGGGTAATATTGTATATGAAAAGAAAAGCTACGCCAATGAGTGGCGCGGAACCAATCTTGATGGAGATATATTACCCGAAGGAACATATTATGTTACGATTAAAATTGCAGGTTTTAAGAAGTACTTCACAAATTTTGTAGATATAAGGAGGTAA